Proteins co-encoded in one Actinomadura luteofluorescens genomic window:
- a CDS encoding nuclear transport factor 2 family protein — MEDLRDAERRLQAAQLAGDVEALDRLLDDRLIFTFGGNVQTKADDLEVHRTRTQVLTKVAEEELTVLADGRTGVTWFLGTVEGTVSGAPFAARMRYTRTWLHDDTHGWRIIAVHASVAD, encoded by the coding sequence ATGGAGGACTTGAGAGACGCCGAGCGCCGACTCCAGGCCGCGCAGCTCGCTGGAGATGTCGAGGCGCTGGACCGGCTGCTGGACGATCGGCTGATCTTCACCTTCGGTGGGAACGTTCAGACCAAGGCGGACGACCTGGAGGTGCACCGCACTCGGACGCAGGTGCTGACGAAGGTGGCTGAGGAGGAGCTGACCGTGCTCGCCGATGGGCGCACCGGGGTGACCTGGTTTCTCGGCACCGTCGAAGGGACCGTCTCCGGGGCGCCGTTCGCGGCCAGGATGCGCTACACCCGTACTTGGCTACACGACGACACGCACGGCTGGCGAATCATCGCCGTGCACGCCAGCGTGGCCGATTAA
- a CDS encoding quaternary amine ABC transporter ATP-binding protein: MSVLRAESVSKLFGRRTAEAQRKLKAGAEMSAIRDLGVTPAVVDATFEVRQGEIFVVMGLSGSGKSTLIRMLNGLLGVTSGSVEIDGQDIAKLPPKALRALRQNKVSMVFQHFALFPHRTVLANAAYGLEVRGVPKDERERTAREFLALVGLEGWENKVPGELSGGMKQRVGLARALASGTDIILMDEAFSALDPLIRREVQDLLLDLQSRFGKTIVFITHDLNEAMRIGDRIAVMREGRIVQIGTAEEILTDPANDYVAQFVADVDRTRVLTAASVMEKPLVTVLASTGPRTALRTMREHQTSAAFVVGRDRKLVGRVRATVIADAVQENVQTLDGLIDPEDPEPVAPDTPVADLFVRVAESDLPVPVADEKGTLLGVIPRVTLLAALGAINSHVEEMVEEDEPELALTKEGGGDE, encoded by the coding sequence GTGTCAGTACTCCGCGCGGAAAGCGTTTCCAAGCTCTTCGGCCGTAGGACGGCGGAGGCGCAGCGAAAACTCAAGGCGGGCGCCGAGATGTCGGCGATCCGGGACCTCGGGGTCACTCCCGCTGTGGTGGACGCCACGTTCGAGGTCCGGCAGGGCGAGATCTTCGTGGTCATGGGCCTGTCGGGGTCGGGGAAGTCGACCCTCATCCGGATGCTGAACGGGTTGCTCGGCGTCACGTCCGGAAGTGTCGAGATCGACGGCCAGGACATCGCGAAGCTGCCGCCGAAGGCGCTGCGTGCGCTTCGGCAGAACAAGGTCAGCATGGTCTTCCAGCACTTCGCGCTGTTCCCCCATCGGACGGTTCTGGCCAATGCCGCTTACGGGCTCGAGGTCCGCGGCGTTCCCAAGGATGAACGAGAGAGGACCGCCCGGGAGTTCCTGGCTCTGGTGGGTCTCGAAGGCTGGGAGAACAAGGTTCCCGGTGAGTTGTCGGGCGGAATGAAGCAGCGGGTGGGGCTTGCCCGCGCGCTGGCTTCGGGCACTGACATCATCCTGATGGACGAGGCGTTCAGCGCGCTGGACCCGCTGATCCGCCGGGAGGTCCAGGACCTGCTTCTGGACCTGCAGAGCCGGTTCGGCAAGACGATCGTCTTCATCACCCACGATCTGAACGAGGCCATGCGCATCGGCGACCGCATCGCGGTGATGCGGGAGGGCCGGATCGTGCAGATCGGGACGGCCGAGGAGATCCTCACCGACCCCGCCAACGACTATGTCGCCCAGTTCGTCGCGGATGTGGACCGTACCAGGGTGCTGACGGCGGCCTCGGTGATGGAGAAGCCACTGGTCACGGTGCTGGCGTCGACCGGGCCGAGGACGGCTCTGCGGACGATGCGCGAGCACCAGACGTCGGCGGCGTTCGTGGTCGGACGGGATCGCAAACTCGTCGGACGGGTGCGGGCGACCGTGATCGCGGACGCGGTGCAGGAGAACGTCCAGACGCTCGACGGCCTGATCGACCCCGAGGACCCGGAGCCGGTGGCGCCGGACACCCCGGTCGCGGACCTGTTCGTGCGGGTCGCCGAGAGCGACCTGCCGGTGCCGGTGGCGGACGAGAAGGGGACGCTGCTCGGCGTGATCCCCCGGGTGACGCTGCTGGCGGCGCTCGGCGCGATCAACTCCCATGTGGAGGAGATGGTCGAGGAGGACGAGCCGGAGCTGGCGCTGACGAAGGAGGGTGGCGGCGATGAGTGA
- a CDS encoding glycine betaine ABC transporter substrate-binding protein, translating into MRSKFKGLTVAALTLTLGLSAAACGDSDSGGGGNDKEITIGMVSGWAEGEAATALWKRLLTDKGYKVEVKTLDTGPLYAGMSKGDVDLFVDSWLPGTHEDYWKQYGDKLEKVGVWYDSAPLTIAVPNYSPLKTLDDLKGKGGQYGGKIVGIEKSSGLYRVSQEEMLPAYGLKDEYKVTTSSTAAMLTELKKSIDAKKDIVVTLWRPHWAYTKYPIRDLQDPKGAMGKPDGINTIARKDFGKDQPEVTGWLKKFRMDDKQLGSLEDLMENQYKGKPDQAVDAWLKTNQSFATSLTG; encoded by the coding sequence ATGCGCTCCAAGTTCAAGGGCCTGACGGTCGCCGCGCTGACGCTGACGCTCGGTCTGAGCGCCGCGGCGTGCGGCGATTCCGACTCCGGCGGGGGTGGGAACGACAAGGAGATCACCATCGGCATGGTCTCGGGCTGGGCCGAGGGTGAGGCCGCCACGGCCCTGTGGAAGCGGCTCCTGACCGACAAGGGCTACAAGGTGGAGGTCAAGACCCTCGACACGGGACCGCTCTACGCGGGCATGTCGAAGGGCGACGTCGACCTGTTCGTGGACTCCTGGCTCCCGGGCACGCACGAGGACTATTGGAAGCAGTACGGCGACAAGCTGGAGAAGGTCGGCGTCTGGTACGACTCGGCGCCGCTGACCATCGCCGTGCCGAACTACTCGCCGCTGAAGACGCTCGACGACCTGAAGGGCAAGGGCGGCCAGTACGGCGGCAAGATCGTCGGCATCGAGAAGAGCTCCGGCCTGTACCGGGTGTCGCAGGAGGAGATGCTCCCCGCGTACGGTCTGAAGGACGAGTACAAGGTGACGACGTCCTCGACGGCGGCGATGCTGACCGAGCTGAAGAAGTCCATCGACGCCAAGAAGGACATCGTCGTCACGCTGTGGCGCCCGCACTGGGCCTACACGAAGTACCCCATCCGTGACCTGCAGGACCCGAAGGGCGCGATGGGCAAGCCGGACGGCATCAACACGATCGCCCGCAAGGACTTCGGCAAGGACCAGCCCGAGGTCACCGGCTGGCTGAAGAAGTTCAGGATGGACGACAAGCAGCTCGGCTCCCTTGAGGACCTGATGGAGAACCAGTACAAGGGCAAGCCGGACCAGGCGGTCGACGCGTGGCTGAAGACGAACCAGAGCTTCGCCACGTCGCTGACGGGCTGA
- a CDS encoding DUF4240 domain-containing protein, which produces MDEDSFWQLIEACRPEVPDPDAEHLAATLTTRLAAGPVAAVIGFAENLSCALYRLDRREYGEDLSGDAFLYTRAAVVAAGREAYERVLEDPAEFVPYVADLVWAESLLYVPDRAYAHLTGEEWDRSTRYSYESYSNTAGWAG; this is translated from the coding sequence ATGGACGAGGACAGCTTCTGGCAGCTCATCGAAGCTTGCAGACCAGAAGTGCCTGACCCGGATGCCGAGCATCTTGCGGCCACGCTGACGACACGCCTCGCTGCCGGCCCCGTGGCTGCCGTCATCGGGTTCGCCGAGAACCTGTCGTGCGCGCTGTACCGTCTGGATCGCAGAGAGTACGGCGAGGACCTATCGGGCGACGCCTTCCTTTACACGCGCGCTGCCGTCGTTGCCGCCGGTCGCGAAGCCTACGAAAGAGTCCTCGAAGATCCGGCGGAGTTCGTCCCATATGTCGCCGACCTAGTATGGGCGGAGAGCCTGCTCTACGTACCTGACCGCGCCTATGCGCACCTCACAGGCGAGGAGTGGGACCGCAGCACCCGCTACTCGTACGAGTCCTACTCGAATACCGCCGGTTGGGCCGGTTGA
- a CDS encoding alpha/beta fold hydrolase: MADVQATVWGDGPASAVFVHGIFSWGADELYGFGNQRPLEDEFRLVMMDRRGHGASPDIEGSDYETDADDITVLLGDGAHLVAHSYGGAGAMLAAVRRPDLVRSLTLIQPGTLRPAAGHPVVDEALERARAGTAGLPPEMTPEEYLRASTEGIGMPVPEATPERLRAVRAAMRERPCWDAEIPLDQLAAAPWPKLMISGTWEDAPELYRRYAGEPLIAAAEFIAERIGARYLKVPGYYPQVQQPSTVNDALRDLWRCGPE; the protein is encoded by the coding sequence ATGGCGGACGTCCAGGCGACGGTGTGGGGAGACGGCCCGGCATCAGCGGTCTTCGTTCACGGGATCTTCAGTTGGGGCGCCGACGAGTTGTACGGGTTCGGCAATCAGCGGCCGCTGGAGGACGAGTTCCGGCTGGTCATGATGGACCGGCGCGGTCACGGGGCGAGCCCGGACATCGAGGGCAGTGACTATGAGACGGACGCGGACGACATCACTGTTCTGCTCGGCGACGGGGCCCATCTGGTGGCGCACTCCTACGGCGGTGCGGGCGCGATGCTGGCCGCCGTGCGCCGACCCGACCTGGTGCGGTCACTGACCCTGATCCAGCCCGGCACTCTGCGGCCCGCGGCAGGACATCCGGTGGTGGACGAAGCGCTGGAACGCGCTCGCGCCGGCACTGCGGGACTGCCACCGGAGATGACTCCGGAGGAGTACCTGCGGGCGTCCACCGAAGGCATCGGGATGCCTGTGCCGGAGGCCACGCCGGAACGCCTCCGGGCGGTCCGCGCTGCGATGCGCGAGCGGCCCTGCTGGGACGCCGAAATCCCCCTGGACCAGCTCGCCGCCGCGCCCTGGCCCAAGCTGATGATCTCAGGCACCTGGGAGGACGCCCCCGAGCTCTACCGCCGTTATGCGGGCGAGCCGCTCATCGCCGCCGCGGAGTTCATCGCCGAGCGGATCGGCGCACGCTACCTGAAGGTGCCCGGCTACTACCCGCAGGTACAACAGCCCAGTACCGTCAACGACGCATTGCGCGACCTCTGGCGGTGTGGGCCGGAGTAA
- the dcd gene encoding dCTP deaminase, whose product MLLSDRDIRAELESGRVKIDPFEPDMVQPSSVDVRLDRYFRVFENHRYPHIDPAVEQPDLTRLVEVGAEEAFVLHPGEFVLASTYEVFGLPEDLAARLEGKSSLGRLGLLTHSTAGWIDPGFGGHVTLELSNVATLPIKLWPGMKIGQMCLFRTSSPAEYPYGSAKYGSRYQDQRGPTPSRSYLNFHRTKV is encoded by the coding sequence GTGCTGCTCTCCGATCGCGACATCAGGGCCGAGCTCGAGTCCGGGCGAGTGAAGATCGACCCGTTCGAGCCGGACATGGTTCAGCCGTCCAGTGTGGACGTGAGGCTGGACCGGTACTTCCGAGTGTTCGAGAACCACCGGTATCCGCACATCGATCCCGCTGTGGAGCAGCCGGACCTGACGCGGCTGGTGGAGGTGGGCGCCGAGGAGGCGTTCGTGCTGCATCCCGGGGAGTTCGTGCTGGCCTCGACGTACGAGGTGTTCGGGCTGCCGGAGGATCTCGCGGCGCGGCTGGAGGGGAAGAGCTCGCTGGGGCGGCTGGGGCTGCTCACGCACTCGACGGCGGGATGGATCGATCCAGGGTTCGGCGGGCACGTGACGCTGGAGCTGTCGAACGTGGCGACGCTGCCGATCAAGTTGTGGCCGGGCATGAAGATCGGGCAGATGTGCCTGTTCCGGACGAGCTCGCCGGCGGAGTACCCCTACGGGTCGGCGAAGTACGGGTCGCGGTACCAGGACCAGCGGGGCCCTACACCGTCGCGGTCGTACCTCAACTTTCACCGGACGAAAGTGTAG
- a CDS encoding nuclear transport factor 2 family protein — translation MPESLTPREVFLELVHGVCEERWEEVIELYAEQTHVEHPFHPLAAPALRSLEELRAHFGIGAPPGAYTGHTLRRRPVGITVHETADPEVIVGEFRYEGIVVETGEPFTVPAVFVMRVRDGKIVESRDYLDHLRSAQARGQLDDVLAAVRQHHDS, via the coding sequence ATGCCCGAATCCCTGACTCCGCGCGAGGTCTTTCTGGAGCTGGTGCACGGTGTCTGCGAGGAGCGCTGGGAAGAAGTGATCGAGCTCTACGCCGAGCAGACCCACGTAGAGCACCCTTTCCATCCACTCGCGGCACCCGCGCTGCGATCGCTCGAAGAGTTGCGGGCGCACTTCGGGATCGGCGCACCGCCTGGCGCCTACACGGGGCACACCCTGCGTCGCCGGCCGGTCGGCATCACTGTTCACGAGACCGCGGATCCCGAGGTCATCGTGGGTGAGTTCCGGTACGAGGGGATCGTGGTGGAGACCGGTGAGCCGTTCACCGTTCCGGCTGTCTTCGTCATGCGGGTCCGCGACGGAAAGATCGTCGAATCCCGTGATTACCTGGACCACCTGCGCTCTGCCCAAGCGCGTGGTCAGCTGGACGATGTCCTCGCCGCCGTCAGGCAGCACCATGACTCCTGA
- a CDS encoding ZIP family metal transporter — MAVLVSVLAFLMTLAGGLTAMRVRDHRHLVLGLAGGLMLGVVAFDLLPESLDLTRHRPFGVPAPMIGFAAGFVLLHVVEQAVAIHRAHEEEYAPHEHVHGSGSGGLLAALALVLHSLVDGLSIGFGFQTGTETGVFVALAVVTHDFADGFNTFTAASLYRRDRRPAVLLLLADAAAPVAGAAIGTLATVPEAVLGPYLGVFAGVLLYLAAAEILPEAHSVHPRVMTLAATGLGLFAVLLSVGLAR, encoded by the coding sequence ATGGCCGTGCTCGTGTCCGTCCTCGCGTTCCTGATGACGCTCGCGGGCGGCCTCACCGCGATGCGCGTCCGCGACCACCGGCACCTCGTCCTCGGCCTCGCGGGCGGGCTGATGCTCGGCGTCGTCGCGTTCGATCTGCTCCCCGAGTCGCTGGACCTGACACGGCACCGCCCGTTCGGCGTCCCCGCCCCCATGATCGGCTTCGCGGCGGGGTTCGTGCTCCTGCACGTCGTCGAGCAGGCGGTGGCGATCCACCGCGCCCACGAGGAGGAGTACGCCCCGCACGAGCACGTCCACGGCTCGGGCTCCGGCGGGCTGCTCGCCGCGCTCGCCCTCGTCCTGCACAGCCTCGTGGACGGCCTCAGCATCGGCTTCGGCTTCCAGACCGGCACCGAGACCGGCGTGTTCGTGGCGCTCGCCGTCGTCACCCACGACTTCGCGGACGGGTTCAACACCTTCACCGCCGCCTCGCTGTACCGCCGCGACCGGCGCCCCGCCGTCCTGCTGCTGCTCGCCGACGCCGCCGCCCCCGTCGCCGGGGCCGCCATCGGCACGCTGGCGACCGTCCCGGAGGCCGTCCTCGGCCCCTACCTCGGCGTCTTCGCCGGCGTCCTGCTGTACCTGGCCGCCGCCGAGATCCTGCCCGAGGCGCACAGCGTCCACCCGCGGGTCATGACCCTGGCCGCCACCGGGCTCGGGCTGTTCGCCGTGCTGCTCAGCGTCGGGCTCGCGAGGTGA
- a CDS encoding alkyl/aryl-sulfatase, producing the protein MEDRTDFANADKGFVGTASQTEIKDTSGRVVWDLSAYGFLDAECPDTANPSLWRQSQLTAKHGLYQVADGIYQVRGFDLSNISFVEGDTGVIVVDPLLSVECAAAAMALYREHRGDRPVKGVIYSHSHADHFGGVRGVVPDGADLPIIAPAGFLEHAVSENVYAGTAMNRRAIFMYGAELPRDATGQIGAGLGPTTSTGTISLIEPTLSINETGQDEVIDGVRIVFQLTPGTEAPAEMNFHFPDRRALCMAENATHNLHNVLTLRGAIVRDPRVWARYLTEAIETFAAGSDVLFASHHWPTWGTSELTAFLSQQRDLYAYIHDQTLRMLNQGYTGTEIAEMIQMPPALDRAWHTHGYYGSVSHNVKAVYQRYMGWFDGNPAHLWELPPEESAKKHVEFMGGAQSVLPKAEAALAAGETRWAAQVLNYVVFADPGNTEARELLARVYDQLGHGSENGTWRNFYLQGAAELRGDKPTNTLDSSSPDVLMALSIEQIFDSLAIRVNGQRAWDTRLTIDCVFTDIKDEVRLSLANGVLTQTRTHEGTPADLTLTLTKPQLLRMVATGELGDVHVDGDRRVVTTLMGLLDDVDRDFDIVTP; encoded by the coding sequence ATGGAGGATCGGACCGATTTCGCCAACGCTGACAAAGGGTTCGTCGGCACGGCCTCGCAGACGGAGATCAAGGACACCTCGGGGCGGGTCGTCTGGGATCTGAGCGCCTACGGCTTCCTCGACGCCGAATGCCCCGACACGGCGAACCCGAGTCTGTGGCGGCAGTCGCAGCTCACCGCCAAGCACGGCCTCTACCAGGTGGCCGACGGCATCTACCAGGTGCGCGGCTTCGACCTGTCCAACATCTCTTTCGTCGAGGGGGACACGGGTGTCATCGTCGTCGACCCCCTGCTGTCGGTGGAGTGCGCGGCGGCGGCCATGGCGCTCTACCGGGAGCACCGGGGGGATCGTCCGGTGAAGGGGGTCATCTACAGCCACTCGCACGCCGACCATTTCGGTGGTGTCCGCGGCGTGGTGCCGGACGGCGCCGACCTCCCGATCATCGCTCCGGCCGGCTTCCTGGAGCACGCCGTCTCCGAGAACGTCTACGCCGGCACCGCCATGAACCGGCGCGCGATCTTCATGTACGGAGCGGAGTTGCCCAGGGACGCCACCGGGCAGATCGGCGCCGGGCTCGGCCCGACGACGTCGACCGGCACGATCTCCTTGATCGAGCCGACGCTGTCGATCAACGAGACCGGACAGGACGAAGTGATCGACGGTGTCCGGATCGTCTTCCAGTTGACCCCCGGCACCGAGGCGCCCGCGGAGATGAACTTCCACTTCCCCGACCGGCGCGCCCTGTGCATGGCCGAGAACGCCACCCACAACCTCCACAACGTGCTGACGCTGCGCGGTGCGATCGTCCGCGATCCGCGCGTGTGGGCGCGTTACCTCACCGAGGCGATCGAGACGTTCGCCGCCGGGTCCGACGTGCTGTTCGCCTCGCACCACTGGCCGACCTGGGGCACCAGCGAGCTGACCGCCTTCCTGTCCCAGCAGCGGGACCTGTACGCCTACATCCACGACCAGACGCTCCGGATGCTCAATCAGGGCTACACCGGCACCGAGATCGCCGAGATGATCCAGATGCCGCCCGCGCTGGACCGGGCCTGGCACACCCACGGCTACTACGGCTCGGTCTCCCACAACGTCAAAGCCGTCTACCAGCGGTACATGGGCTGGTTCGACGGCAACCCGGCCCACCTCTGGGAGCTGCCGCCCGAGGAATCGGCGAAGAAGCACGTCGAGTTCATGGGCGGCGCCCAGAGCGTCCTTCCCAAGGCCGAGGCGGCTCTGGCGGCGGGCGAGACGCGCTGGGCCGCGCAGGTGCTCAACTACGTCGTCTTCGCGGATCCGGGCAACACCGAAGCACGGGAGCTTCTCGCTAGGGTCTACGACCAGTTGGGCCATGGCAGCGAGAACGGCACCTGGCGGAACTTCTACCTCCAGGGCGCGGCCGAACTGCGCGGTGACAAGCCCACCAACACCCTCGACTCCTCGTCCCCGGACGTCCTCATGGCGCTGAGCATCGAGCAGATCTTCGATTCCCTCGCCATCCGCGTCAACGGCCAGCGCGCCTGGGACACCCGCCTGACCATCGACTGCGTCTTCACCGACATCAAGGACGAGGTCCGGCTCAGCCTCGCCAACGGCGTCCTCACCCAGACCCGAACCCACGAGGGCACCCCGGCCGACCTCACCCTGACCCTGACCAAACCGCAACTGCTCCGCATGGTCGCCACCGGAGAACTCGGCGACGTCCACGTCGACGGCGACCGTCGGGTGGTGACCACGCTGATGGGGCTCCTCGACGACGTCGACCGCGACTTCGACATCGTCACACCCTGA
- a CDS encoding GNAT family N-acetyltransferase gives MTPPIHKVFPADEDTRADRDPESSQTVVAYSGDDLCGFVESSFEPWNRRLTICDIEVAPGWRGRGLGRTLMSHAFDFAEERGAGHVWLEVSNINAPRSAPTCGWGARMVVRGGGGSQLRARGTDGAECDEFLGTGRSECVSDQPLSTS, from the coding sequence GTGACCCCTCCGATCCACAAGGTCTTCCCAGCTGATGAGGACACCCGGGCCGACCGCGATCCCGAGTCGAGCCAGACGGTGGTCGCCTACAGCGGAGACGACCTGTGCGGGTTCGTAGAGAGCTCCTTCGAACCATGGAACAGGCGCCTGACCATCTGCGACATCGAGGTCGCCCCAGGCTGGAGAGGCCGGGGACTGGGACGGACCTTGATGAGCCACGCCTTCGACTTCGCCGAAGAGCGGGGGGCCGGGCACGTATGGCTTGAGGTCAGCAACATCAACGCCCCGCGATCAGCGCCTACCTGCGGATGGGGCGCTCGGATGGTTGTACGGGGAGGTGGCGGCTCACAACTGCGCGCGCGAGGTACCGATGGCGCGGAGTGCGATGAGTTCTTGGGAACCGGGCGGTCTGAGTGTGTGAGTGATCAGCCACTGAGCACGAGTTGA
- a CDS encoding DUF389 domain-containing protein, translating to MLTRMRELLVPAAQRRTLEELTAELDLRSGDRPSNYSAYWTMLVLSAVIAAAGVISDSTATVIGAMIIAPLATPIMGMALGLVKRHRTGAGWFVLGGAAAVVAVGLVASLAVPRSYDLLSNSQISGRTSPGLADLIAAMATGLAGAVALARRNVAAVLPGVAIAISLEPPLVVAGVCLGDGAPGLALGALVLFLSNVLALVLAGTFIFAALGYLGAKAEPTRIRTALVLSAVALVVIVPLGVSTAANYLFAAWRTQVKHAATAWLAATPGAIVTNVQTRSKTFHISVRTPNGLPPVPDLLSRLHGIIPDGSPVVVDTTQGRTINAGTVKP from the coding sequence GTGCTGACCCGAATGCGGGAACTGCTGGTCCCCGCGGCGCAGCGGCGGACGCTGGAGGAACTCACCGCCGAACTGGACCTGCGCTCAGGCGACCGCCCGTCGAACTACTCGGCGTACTGGACGATGCTGGTGCTGTCCGCCGTCATCGCCGCCGCAGGAGTGATCTCCGACTCGACCGCAACCGTCATCGGAGCCATGATCATCGCCCCCCTGGCCACCCCGATCATGGGCATGGCGCTCGGCTTGGTGAAACGGCACAGGACCGGCGCAGGGTGGTTCGTCCTGGGCGGCGCGGCCGCGGTCGTCGCCGTCGGCCTGGTGGCTTCGCTCGCGGTGCCCCGCTCCTACGACCTGCTGTCCAACAGCCAAATCTCCGGCCGCACCTCCCCGGGCCTGGCCGACCTGATCGCCGCGATGGCGACCGGCCTCGCCGGAGCCGTCGCCCTCGCCCGCCGCAACGTCGCCGCCGTACTCCCCGGCGTCGCCATCGCGATCTCCCTCGAACCGCCGCTCGTCGTGGCCGGCGTCTGCCTCGGCGACGGCGCCCCCGGCCTCGCGCTGGGCGCGCTGGTGCTGTTCCTGTCCAACGTGCTGGCCCTCGTCCTCGCCGGCACCTTCATCTTCGCCGCCCTCGGCTACCTGGGCGCAAAGGCCGAGCCGACCCGCATCCGAACCGCCCTCGTTCTCAGCGCCGTCGCCCTGGTCGTCATCGTCCCCCTCGGCGTAAGCACAGCCGCGAACTACCTGTTCGCAGCCTGGCGAACCCAGGTCAAGCACGCCGCCACCGCATGGCTCGCGGCCACCCCCGGCGCCATCGTCACCAACGTCCAGACGCGGTCCAAGACCTTCCACATCTCCGTCCGCACCCCGAACGGCCTGCCCCCGGTTCCGGATCTGCTCAGCCGCCTGCACGGGATCATCCCGGACGGCTCGCCCGTCGTCGTCGACACCACCCAGGGCCGCACCATCAACGCCGGGACCGTGAAGCCTTGA
- a CDS encoding dihydrofolate reductase family protein, protein MRKLTFAMNLSLDGYVAAPGDDLGWSVPSDELFQWWSDRVGATDLALYGRRLWETMSSHWPTADQQPGATPAQIEFARRWRDMPKVVFSSTIDKVDWNARLVTGDAVTEITRLKNEDGGPMDISSATLAATAMRAGLIDEYVLVTHPVLVGGGKPFFTALDTWVNLNLVETRTFPDGVLLTRYETRR, encoded by the coding sequence ATGCGGAAACTGACCTTCGCCATGAACCTGAGCCTGGACGGCTACGTCGCCGCGCCGGGTGACGATCTCGGTTGGAGCGTGCCGAGTGACGAGCTGTTCCAGTGGTGGTCCGACCGGGTGGGGGCGACGGATCTGGCGCTGTACGGGCGCAGGTTGTGGGAGACGATGAGCTCTCACTGGCCGACCGCCGACCAGCAGCCCGGCGCCACCCCGGCGCAGATCGAGTTCGCGCGCCGCTGGCGGGACATGCCGAAGGTGGTGTTCTCCTCCACGATCGACAAGGTCGACTGGAACGCCCGCCTGGTCACCGGCGACGCGGTCACCGAGATCACCCGGCTCAAGAACGAGGACGGCGGCCCGATGGACATCAGCAGCGCCACACTCGCCGCGACGGCGATGCGGGCCGGGCTGATCGACGAGTACGTGCTGGTCACCCACCCGGTCCTGGTGGGCGGCGGCAAACCGTTCTTCACCGCGCTGGACACCTGGGTGAACCTGAACCTGGTCGAGACCCGGACGTTCCCCGACGGCGTACTCCTGACCAGATACGAGACCAGGCGCTGA
- a CDS encoding dihydrofolate reductase family protein: MRKLILGYYVSLDGKSADGDNGIRDVMMSIDDPEQEKYFVSRLWEAGAFLMGRNTYEIMAGHWPDSDHPSARPMNEIPKVVFSRTLKSATDWPETRIAGGDTAEEIAKLKAEPGKDLVAAGGTAFLHSLIKLGVVDEYRLWVLPAATGKGAPLFPELDQPVNLRLVKSTGFPSGILELVYAPADK, translated from the coding sequence ATGCGGAAGTTGATCCTGGGTTACTACGTCTCGCTCGACGGTAAGAGCGCTGACGGGGACAACGGAATCAGGGACGTCATGATGAGCATCGACGACCCCGAGCAGGAGAAGTACTTCGTCAGCCGGCTGTGGGAGGCCGGGGCCTTCCTCATGGGCCGCAACACCTACGAGATCATGGCCGGGCACTGGCCCGACTCCGACCACCCGTCTGCCCGGCCAATGAACGAGATCCCCAAGGTCGTGTTCTCCCGCACCCTGAAATCGGCCACCGACTGGCCCGAGACCCGGATCGCCGGCGGTGACACGGCGGAGGAGATCGCCAAGCTCAAGGCCGAGCCGGGCAAGGACCTCGTCGCCGCCGGCGGCACCGCGTTCCTGCACTCCCTGATCAAACTCGGCGTGGTTGACGAGTACCGGCTGTGGGTGCTGCCCGCCGCCACCGGCAAGGGAGCGCCGCTGTTCCCCGAATTGGATCAGCCCGTGAACCTGCGCTTGGTAAAGAGCACAGGCTTCCCGTCCGGAATCCTCGAACTGGTGTACGCGCCAGCCGACAAGTAG
- a CDS encoding Uma2 family endonuclease → MTLPLPSGDTWTRADYEALPEDLPVRVSLIHGELVVSPRPRPIHQRIARRLATRIEDAAPNAWQVDTDVDVLLDDDELEPVEIAPDIVVYSSEHDPYERPIHAESVTLVAEVVSPSTKRKDRRMQPALYAGAGIRHYWRVETDQTAPAFAVYTYELDDSSGAYVATGVHHDRVTATQPFALDIDLKSVRER, encoded by the coding sequence ATGACTCTCCCCCTGCCGTCCGGTGACACCTGGACCCGGGCGGACTACGAGGCGCTGCCCGAAGACCTTCCAGTACGCGTGAGCCTCATCCACGGAGAACTTGTCGTGAGCCCACGGCCCCGCCCGATCCACCAGCGCATCGCGCGGCGCCTGGCGACCCGCATCGAAGACGCCGCCCCGAACGCCTGGCAGGTGGACACGGATGTGGACGTGCTGCTGGACGACGACGAGTTGGAACCGGTCGAGATCGCCCCGGACATCGTCGTGTACTCGTCCGAGCACGATCCCTATGAACGTCCTATCCATGCCGAGTCGGTCACCCTCGTCGCCGAGGTCGTGTCACCGTCGACCAAGCGTAAGGACCGGCGGATGCAACCGGCCCTGTACGCGGGAGCCGGCATCAGGCACTACTGGCGCGTGGAGACCGACCAGACCGCACCGGCGTTCGCGGTCTACACCTATGAGCTGGACGACTCCAGCGGCGCATATGTCGCCACCGGCGTGCACCACGACCGGGTCACTGCGACCCAGCCCTTCGCCCTCGACATCGACCTCAAGTCCGTTCGCGAACGCTGA